A stretch of DNA from Streptomyces xanthii:
GTGGACCGGCAGCACTCTGCGCTGCCCGAACCGGCCCCGGGCGGCAGTGAGCTCGTCGGTGTGGCCGGTGAACAGGGGCTCGGCCACCGGCCAGGCGGGAAACCCGGAGGGCAGCGGAAGCGGCACGGGTGCGGTCGCGAGTGCCTCGGTGGGCCGTGTGGGGGCGTACTGGAACGGCGTGCTCGGGGGCGGCCGGTACTCGCGATTGCACAGCCAGGGTTCCTGAGCCCAGGCCGGTGGCGCTGCGTGCTGGGGCAGCGGCAGCACGGTGCCGGGGTCCAGCGCGGCGGTGTCCTGGACGATGCCCAGCACCTTCTCGTAGACCGTGACCGGGGAGAGGCTCCGCTGCGGGCCGGGCACCCCGTCGAAGGTCTGGAGCAGTGCTCCGGTGAAGAACGTGGTGTCCCGGTCGACGGCGTACTTGGAGGTGTCCTCCTGAGCGCTGGAGGCCATGACGTACCAGCCGGCCTCCTCGCCGAGCGTCGAACCCTCGCTCGGCAGCTCCTTGATCCCGCCACCGGCGAAGCAGGTGTCGAGGACGAGGAGCTTGCGCTTGAGGTGCGGGTTCTCGCTCTCCACCCGGGCGACGATCTCGGAGACCGGGACCATCGTGTCGGCGACCCGCGCGGAGTCCCCGTCGTGCGGGGTCAGATAGAGCTTCGACTCGTAGCCGTCCCAGTGCGAGTGCCCCGTGAAGTAGAGGACGAGGAAGCCGGCCGTCCCCCGGCGGGTCGTCGCGTAGGCGGCCCGTTCCACCGCGTCCAGCAGGGCCGCGCGCGAAGGGTTGAACACCTCTGTGATGTTGTGGCTCGACACACCCCACAGCGTGCCGTTCTGGAACGAGGAGCTGAGGCGCTCCACGTTCGTGCGCGCGGCCGGCACGGCGGCCAGGTCGCTGTGGGGGTACGAGTCGACGCCGATCAGCAGGACCTCGGCGGTGAGCGGGTTGGACCGCTCCTGATCGGTCGCGGGCAGAGCGGTCACTGCAGTTCCTTCAGCGTCGCCGCCGCGTCCTTCGGTTCTCCCTTCACGATCAACTGGGTGCGCCGGGTGCCGTCGGGGAGATCGGTGCGGATCAGCTCGCACTCGACCTGCCTGCCTCGGGCGGGCCAGAACCGCTGCTTCACGTAGGCGGACACCTCCTGGACGAGAACGGGCAGTGCCACGTTCTCGCCCAGGAACTGCAGGACGTCGGTCGCGCCGAGGGCGCCCTGAGGCGCGGGGGAGACGGTGCGCACGACACGGATCCCCTGCGGTGCCAGTTGCTGTTTCAGCGCGCGCTCCAGAAGACCGAGCTCGTCCCCCTGGCCGCCCTTGATCGACACGACAACTTCCACTCGGACCTCCGTGTGTCCTGATGTACTGCAGGCAACACGAAATAATTTAGCGTCAGTTGACCGGGGCAATGCCGGTGTCGGACCACCTGTTCACGATTGGGGCAGCGCGCCGTCCGCCGCGTCCGCCTGGGCCGGGATCCTGGCCGCGCCCGTCGTGCCGGGGCCGTCGTCGTCCGTGTTGATGCGTTCGATGATCGCGTCGCGTTCGGGGGTGTCCTCCGGTTTCACGTAGCCGATGACGATGTAGAGGACGAGGGAGACGGCGAGCGGGATCGAGACCTGGTACTCGAGGGGGACGCCGCCCTCGACGCTCCAGTTGATGGGGTAGTTGACCAGCCAGAAGGCGAGCAGGCCGAGGCTCCAGCTGGTGAGGGCGGCGGTCGGGCCGGAGCGGCGGAAGGTGCGGAGCAGGCCGAGCATCATCGGGATCGCGATGGGGCCCATCAGTCCGGCGACCCACTTGATGACGACGGTGATGATGTCCTTGAACGTGGGGGAGTTGACCTGTGTGGCGACGGCCATGGACAGGCCGAGGAAGACGACGGTCGTGACGCGCGCGGCGATCAGGCCCTTGTGGGAGTTCCAGGCGCGGGCCTTCGCGGACAGCGCGGGGGCCACGTCGCGGGTGAAGACGGCGGCGATGGCGTTGGCGTCGGAGGAGCACATGGCCATGGTGTGCGAGAAGAAGCCGACGATGACCAGGCCGAGCAGGCCGTGCGGCAGCAGCTGTTCGGTCATGAGGGCGTAGGAGTCGGAGCCGTCCGGCTTCTGGGACTCGACCAGGAGCGGTGACATCCACATGGGGAAGAAGAGGATCACCGGCCAGACCAGCCAGAGCACGGCGGACAGGCGCGCGGAGCGGGCGGCTTCCCTGGGCGAGGCCGTGGCCATGTAGCGCTGGGCCTGGTTCAGCATGCCGCCGTTGTACTCGAAGAGCTTGATGAAGAGGAACGCGAGCAGGAACACGGCGCCGTACTGGCCGACCAGCGGCTTGCCGTGCCCGGCGAGCTCCGGCTCGTCCCAGACACCGAAGAAGCCGCCGTGCGGGCCCAGTTTGGCGACCACTGCGATGAACATGGCGACACCGGCGAGCAGTTGGATGACGAACTGGCCGAGCTCGGTCAGCGCGTCGGCCCACAGACCGCCGATCGTGCAGTACACGGCGGTGATGACGCCGGTGATGAGGATGCCCTGGTTGAGGGAGACGCCGGTGAAGACGGAGAGCAGGGTGGCGATGGCCGCCCACTTCGCGCCGACGTCGACGATCTTCAGGAGCATGCCGGACCAGGCGAGCGCCTGCTGGGTGGGCAGGTTGTAGCGGTTCTTCAGGTACTCGAGGGGCGAGGCGACGTGCAGGCGCGAGCGCAGCCGGTTGATGCGCGGCGCGAACAGGCGGGAGCCGATGGCGATGCCGAGCGCGATGGGGAAGGACCAGGTGACGAAGGACGTCACGCCGTACGTGTACGCGATACCGGCGTAGCCGGTGAACATGACGGCGCTGTAGCCGGACATGTGGTGCGAGATGCCGGACAGCCACCAGGGCATCTTTCCGCCGGCCGTGAAGAAGTCCGAGACGTCGTCCACGCGTTTGTGGGACCAGACGCCGATCGCGACCATCACGCCGAAGTAGCCGATGAGCACGGCCCAGTCGAGACTGTTCATGTCTCCCCTCCAGGGGTCCGCCTTGTGAACGTGTCGAACGTGTCGGCTCTTCGTCAGTGCGTCCGTGGTGCGGCCGTTCCAGCGGTGTCCCCCTTGCGGGAGTGGGGACGTGGGGGATTGAACCGCCCGGGGGAGGGGGCGGTCAAGGCTTTCGGCGGTCATGGATGTGAACGTCGATCAGCAAAGCGAACGATTTTGCGTTTTCGTGACCTCGCGAGGCGTTGTCCCGTCCGTGACGCGGGCCACACCATGAGCGGGCACTTCGTCAGTGCGCCGCGCACGGGAACGAGTGGCCGTGCGCGGGAGCGAGTGAGCCGTGTGCGGGAACGCGAACGACCGCACGGGATGCGGGTCCCGTGCGGTCGCGGAGGATCTGAAGGCGAGGCGGTCGTCAGCGCATGAGTTCGCCCGCGTTCACCAGGAGCTGCTGGCCGGTGATGGCGCGGGACCGGTCGGACGCGAGGAACGCCGCCGCGTCCGCCACGTCGCCGTCCGTGGCGAGTTCCGGCAGCGCCATCCGCTCGGTGAGCCGGCCGAGCACCTCCTCCTCCGGCACGCCCTCGGTCTGCGCCGTGAACTGGACGAAGGCCTGCACCGGCGGTCCCCACATCCACCCCGGCAGCACCGTGTTCACCCGGATCCGGTGCGGGCCCAGCTCCCGGGCCAGCGAGTACATCGCGCTCGTCAGCGCACCCTTGGACGCCGCGTAGGCGGCCTGCCGCACCTGGGTCGGGGCGGCCACCGAGGACTGCGTGCCGATGATGACGACCGCGCCGCCGTTCTCCTTCAGCGCGGGCAGGCAGGCCCGGGTCATGCGCAGGGTGCCGATCAGGTTCACGTCGACGACCTGGCGCCAGGTGTCGAAGTCGGCGTCCTCCAGGCCGCCGAAGTGACTGTCCCAGGCGGCGACATGAACCACCGCGTCCACCCCGCCGAACCGCTCGCGCGCCAGCGCCACCAGCGCCTCGCACTGCGCCTCGTCGCCGATGTCCGTCGACCGGTACGCGGTCCTGGCGCCCTCGGGGTCGAGCTCGGCCGCCGCCTTGGCGAGATTCGCCTCCGTGCGGGCGCCGAGCACCGCGTTGCCGCCGTCGCGCAGCACCGCCGCCGCGACCTGGTGGCCGAGTCCGGCCCCGACCCCGGACACGATCACGGTCTTTCCCGCGAGCATTCCGCCCGGTCCGCTGGATCCCGTCGTCATCGGTTGCCTCCCGACTCTGGCGCTATATCTGACGGGGCGTCAGAGTAGGGGCGTCGGACGCAGGACGGAACCCTCACGGCAAAGGGGAACGGCATGAGCGAGGGCGTGGACACCCGCAGCGAGACCTATGCGGAACTGGCGGCCGTCGGCCCGTACGGGGTGCGCCCGGGGCACGCCCTGATCACCATGGTCGAGCCGCACCCGGGGCACGAGTACGCGTACAACCGCTGGTACGAGGACGACCACTACTACGCCGGCGCGATGGCCATGCCCTGGATGTACTCCGGCCGCCGCTGGGTCGCCACCCGCGACCTCCAGCAGCTGCGCTACCCGGAGAAGTCGGCCGTCGCCGAGCCGGTCACCGCGGGCTGCTACATCTCCACGTACTGGATCACCGAGGGCCGCTACGACGACCACATGAAATGGACCGTCGGCATCAACAAGCGGCTCAACCGCGACGGCCGCGTCTACCAGGACCGCACCCACGTCTTCACCGCGTTCCAGGACCACGAGGCGACCGTCTACCGCGACGGCGCCGCGGGCCCCCGCGACTTCCACGCCCTCGACCACCCCTACGCGGGCCTCGTCGTGGAGGTCATCGACGTCGAGAGCCCCGAGCGGCGCGCCGAACTCGTCGAGTGGCTCCGCTCCCGGCACCTGCCGCGGGCCGTCGCCGGATCACCGGCCGCGATGGTCACGCTCTTCCGGCCAACCCCGCTGCCGGGCGACCGCATGTCCTACGTGAAGCAGGTCGAGGGCGTCGACACCCGGCTGACCCTGCTCTGGTTCCTGGAGAAGGACCCGCGTGAGTGCTGGGAGGAGCACTTCGCGGGGCTCGGCGAGGAGGTGGCGCAGGCGGGGCTCGGGGCGCGGGTCGAGCTCATGGCGCCGTTCGTACCGACGGTGCCGGGGACGGACCGGTACGTGGACCAGCTGCGCTGACGCCGCGGGGCGCGTGGGCACGGGGGTACGGGGTGCGGGGTCCGGGGAACGGCAAAGCCCCCTCGGCCAGGACGGCGGGCCAGTCGAGAGGGCTTCAACGGTGGTGCGTATTGCGGGTCGTGCCG
This window harbors:
- a CDS encoding effector-associated constant component EACC1; this translates as MEVVVSIKGGQGDELGLLERALKQQLAPQGIRVVRTVSPAPQGALGATDVLQFLGENVALPVLVQEVSAYVKQRFWPARGRQVECELIRTDLPDGTRRTQLIVKGEPKDAAATLKELQ
- a CDS encoding sodium:solute symporter family protein — encoded protein: MNSLDWAVLIGYFGVMVAIGVWSHKRVDDVSDFFTAGGKMPWWLSGISHHMSGYSAVMFTGYAGIAYTYGVTSFVTWSFPIALGIAIGSRLFAPRINRLRSRLHVASPLEYLKNRYNLPTQQALAWSGMLLKIVDVGAKWAAIATLLSVFTGVSLNQGILITGVITAVYCTIGGLWADALTELGQFVIQLLAGVAMFIAVVAKLGPHGGFFGVWDEPELAGHGKPLVGQYGAVFLLAFLFIKLFEYNGGMLNQAQRYMATASPREAARSARLSAVLWLVWPVILFFPMWMSPLLVESQKPDGSDSYALMTEQLLPHGLLGLVIVGFFSHTMAMCSSDANAIAAVFTRDVAPALSAKARAWNSHKGLIAARVTTVVFLGLSMAVATQVNSPTFKDIITVVIKWVAGLMGPIAIPMMLGLLRTFRRSGPTAALTSWSLGLLAFWLVNYPINWSVEGGVPLEYQVSIPLAVSLVLYIVIGYVKPEDTPERDAIIERINTDDDGPGTTGAARIPAQADAADGALPQS
- a CDS encoding SDR family oxidoreductase: MLAGKTVIVSGVGAGLGHQVAAAVLRDGGNAVLGARTEANLAKAAAELDPEGARTAYRSTDIGDEAQCEALVALARERFGGVDAVVHVAAWDSHFGGLEDADFDTWRQVVDVNLIGTLRMTRACLPALKENGGAVVIIGTQSSVAAPTQVRQAAYAASKGALTSAMYSLARELGPHRIRVNTVLPGWMWGPPVQAFVQFTAQTEGVPEEEVLGRLTERMALPELATDGDVADAAAFLASDRSRAITGQQLLVNAGELMR